From the genome of Streptomyces xanthophaeus:
GTACATCCGCCCCAGGGTCTCCCGCACCAGGTCCTCCGCGAGGCGGGTGTCCCCGCCCACGAGCAGACATGCCGACCGGTACAGGGGGCCCGAGCGGTCCGCGGCGAACTCACGGAACCCGTCCCTGCGCCCCTGGTGCATGTGCTCCTCCCTCGCGTCCGTCCCACCCCTGTGACGCGGGGGCGGCGGAGAACGTTTCATCCCCCGCTCATCCCCCGCCGCCGTTCGCGCCGTTGCTCCTGGAGCAGGCCGGTCAGCCCAGGTCGTGGAAGTACACGTGGAACTCCTCACGGACGAAGCCCTCCGCCTCGTACAGCCCCTGCGCGACGGTGTTGTCGTACGCGGTCTCCAGCTGCACACCGGAGACCCCGGCCTCGCGGGCCCGGCGCAGCACTTCGCGCAGCAGCGCGCGGCCGGCCCCGGTGCGGCGGCCGGCCGGGGCGACGTAGAGGTCGTTGAGGACCCAGGCGGTCCGCAGGGAGAGGGAGGAGAACCCGCGGTAGACCTGCGCGAAGCCGACCGTGCCGGCGTCCGGGACATCGGCGAGCAGCACCAGCGATTCGTCCTTGGCGATCCGCTCCGCCAGGAAGGCCCGCGGGGCGTCCGGGTCCTCGATGTCCACCTCGTAGAAGTCGAGGTAGCCGCGGAACAGCACGGCCGCCGCGTCGACGTCCGCCTCGCCCGCCGCGCGGACCGAGACCGCGGAAGCGGGGTCCTCCGCCGGGGACCGGCCGTCCTTCTGTGCTGCCTGACCATTCATGTGCGTCTCCCTCAGGGGTGTTTCGCGCGGCGCGGACCGTGGTGGGTGGAGGGTGCCGGGCCGTCCGCGGCCCCCGGCACCCTCGACTCCCTACGCTACGGCGGGAGTCGGCCGTGGCGAAGGACGGGCCGCACTCACGACGACGGCGGCCCCTGGGACCGAAGTCCCGGGGGCCGCCGTGCAGATTCAGGGCCGGCCGGGCCCGCTCAGGACGCCGGCTGGGCGGGGAGCGTGTAGATCCGGCCGGGGGTCACGATCTTGGTGATCGCCTCGCCGAACAGGGTGCTGGGCTCCTGGCCCTGGTACCCGATGTCCGTGTTGACCAGCACGACCAGCGTGGCCTTCGATTCCGGCAGGTAGAGGACCAGCGATCCGTAGCCCGGCAGTGAGCCGTTGTGCCCGATCCAGCCCTGGACGTTGAAGATGCCGAGGCCGTAGCCCGTGCCCGGGAGCGCGTCGACCACGTCGAGGCGCTGGGCCTGGGTGGCGGGGGTCAGCAGGGTCCCGGTCGCCAGGGTCTTCGCCCAGCTGCGCATGTCGGGGAGGTCGGAGATCATCGCGCCGGCCGCCCAGCCCCAGGAGGGGTTCCAGTCGGTGGCGTCCTCGACCTTCCCGGAGGCCGTCTGGTTCGTGTAGCCGTGCGCGTGCGGACTGGGGAACTCCGGGCCCGTGGGGAACACCGTGTGCTTCAGCCCGGCGGGCACCACGACCTCCCGGTCGATGAACCGGTCGAGGGGGACGCCGCTGACCTTCTCCACCACCAGCCCGAGCAGGATCAGGTTGGTGTTGCAGTAGTAGAACTTCGCGTTCGGCTCGAAGAGCACCGGGTGCCTGAAGGAGTAGGCGAGCAGTTCCTGCGGGGTGAAGGGCCGGTCGGGATTGCTGGTGAACGCCTTGTAGAAGTCCTCGTCCGCCGAGTAGTTGAACAGGCCGCTGCGCATCCCGGCGAGCTCGCGCAGGGTGATCCGGTCGCCGTTCGGCACGCCGGCGATGTACTTGCCGATCGGGTCGTCCAGCCCGACCTTCCCCTGGTCGACCAGTTCCAGCAGGGCGGTCACGGTGAAGGTCTTCGTCACGCTGCCGATCCGCATGTTCAGGTTCGGGGTCATGGGCGCGCCCGTGGCCTTGTCGGCGATACCGAAGGACCGTACGTAGTCACCCTTGCCCGGGGCCGACACGGCCACGATCACGCCGGGGATCTTCGCCTCCGCCAGCACGTTCTTGATCGCGGCGTCCAGCCGGCGGGTGACGGCGGGGGTCAGCTGCGCGAACCCGTCCGAGGCGGGTTGCGGGGTCGGCGCCGGGACCGTCGCGGCCGGCACGGGGGCCGCGGGCGCCGCCGCGTCCCGTGCGTACACCGCACCCGCCCCCGTGCCCACGGACCCCGCCACAAGGACGGCCGCCGCCACGGCCACGGCGGCACTGCGCCGGCGTGTCGTCATACCCGGCCTCCTCACCCCGCGAGCCAAGGAACCATCACTCCACGCTAGACCTGTGCGCACGGGCGGGCGACCGGAGGGGCTCGCGGCGAATTCGTCCAAAAATCTATTCTAGAAATATCTCCGGATCGGCCAGACTTCCCCCATGACCGGTCGTACCTCCGGCCCACGGCCGGAACCCGACGAGCAGCGACCCGCCGGCTTCGGCCCGCCGCCCGCCCCGTTCGCAGCTCCCGCCCCGCTCCCACCGTCCGCACCACCCGCACCGTTCGCCCCGACCGCCCCGACCACCCCGGCCGCCCCGCGATCCGGCGGCCGGCCGCGGCTGTCCCGGCCCGTGGCCGCGGTCGGCGCCGCCCTGGCACTGCTCGCCGCCCTGCTCCTCATCGGCGGCGGCGCCTACCGCCTCACGGTCCGCGGCGGGCCCGTGCAGCCCCTGGCCGGGCCCTCCGGCACGCCCTCGGTCGACCAGGGCGACGGCAAGGGCCCTGGTGGGGGACCCGACACCTACGACCCCAACGCCGGCATCCGGGCGGGCGAGGCCCGGGTCTGGATGCGCGACAACCAGGCCGAGGTGGCCGGCTCGGGCGTCTCGCAGTACGGCCCCTGGCGGGTGGGCGACACCGTGGTCAGCGCGATCCCGGGCGGTTTCACCGGCTACGCGGCGGCCGACGGCCAGGAGAAGTGGAAGCTCCCGCTCCAGACCCCGCTGTGCGGGGTTCCGCCGGCCCCGTCCGCGCAGGGCAAGCTCGTCGTGGGGGTGAAGGAGAGCACGTCGGAGAGCTCGCGCTGCACGCACCTCCAGCAGATCGACCTCGCCACGGGGCAGGCGGGCTGGAAGATTCCGGTGCCGCAGGAGAACAAGTTCGACACCACGTCGCAGTTCGAGCCCGCGATCAGCGGTGACACCGTGGTCGTCGCCCGGTCGGCCGTCATGAGCGGCTTCTCGGTCACCGACGGCCGCAAGCTCTTCGGCACGTCGAGCCCGAACGGCTGCTATCCGTCCGCCTTCGCCGGAGGCCCGCGGCTGATCGGCATCCGCCACTGCCCCGACCCGAACGACGTCCGCGCATCCGGACAGGAGACGGTCGAGGAGCTGGATCCGGCCACCGGCGCCGCGCGGTGGAGCTACAAGTACGCCCCGGACTGGACGGTCGGCCGGGTGCTCTCCGTCGACCCGCTGGTGATCGCCGCGCACCACAAGGACAAGAAGACCTGGAACCTCACGGCGTTCGCCGCCGACGGCACGGTCCGCTCACAGAGCACCCCGGCCTTCGGGGTCAGCGGCCGGTGCAACGGGTTCGGCAACGCGAGCGGCTTCCAGGAGTGCTACGCCGCCGCGGCCGACGCCGACTCGCTCTACATCGGCGCGGGCAAGCCCGGCACCACCCTCGACACCGAGGCCACCGACCAGGTCGTCGCCGTCGACCTGAACACCGGCAAGGAGCGGTGGCGCACCGCCGAGCAGCCCAAGGGGCGCACCATGTGGCCGCTGGCGGTCGAGGACGGCAGGGTCCTCACGTACATCACCCCCGGCAAGGACGAGGCGGGGGCGGTCGTCTCCCTCGCAGCGGCCGACGGGGCCTCGCAGCCGGCCTTGCAGAGCCCGGCCGCGGCCCGCGGCGCCCAGGGCGTCTTCTACCCCCACGGCGTCCGTATCGCGTGGGCGGGCGGGCGGCTGTTCCTGCTCAACGGCCGGGTCAACAGCCCGGAGCCGCGCAAGGCGAGCCGCGCGATCCTGTCCTTCGGCAAGTAGGGCAGGCAGGTACCAGGAGGGGCACCGTGCAGAACCCGTACCCACAGCCGAGTCACCCCGGCGGCCCGTACCGGCCGCCGCCCATCGAGCCGCCGCAAGAGCCCGGCGGCGGCCGGCGCCGGATCAGCGGAGGACGGCTCGTCGCCGGGATCTGCGCCCTGACCGCCTTGGCGGTCGCCGCCGCGGCGACCGGCGTCGTACTCGGCGTCCGCGAGAACCGGGCCCGCGCCTCGGCGGCCGCGGCGGCGTCCGCCGCGGACCCGACGAAGCCGCTCGTCGCGGGCTGGAAGACCGTGATCAACCCCGAGCACGGCACCGCGTTCGACGTCCCGCCGGGGTGGGAGGTCCTCGAACCCCAGGTGTTCAGCGGCTATGAGGACACCAAGGACCCCGAGAAGGTCCTCATCGGGCACACGGCCCCCGCCTTCTACAAGTCCCGGTGGTGCAGCATCGACGCGAACGGCGACGGCCAGGTCACGGACGTCCGGCTCGGCAACGTCGGCACCAAGGGCGCCGGGGGCGCCAAGGACCCCGCCGACATCGCCGTGAAGGAGGCGCCCACCTGGGTCTACGCCGCCTACACCCAGCCGGACAAGAGCGTGGTCACGG
Proteins encoded in this window:
- a CDS encoding serine hydrolase domain-containing protein gives rise to the protein MTTRRRSAAVAVAAAVLVAGSVGTGAGAVYARDAAAPAAPVPAATVPAPTPQPASDGFAQLTPAVTRRLDAAIKNVLAEAKIPGVIVAVSAPGKGDYVRSFGIADKATGAPMTPNLNMRIGSVTKTFTVTALLELVDQGKVGLDDPIGKYIAGVPNGDRITLRELAGMRSGLFNYSADEDFYKAFTSNPDRPFTPQELLAYSFRHPVLFEPNAKFYYCNTNLILLGLVVEKVSGVPLDRFIDREVVVPAGLKHTVFPTGPEFPSPHAHGYTNQTASGKVEDATDWNPSWGWAAGAMISDLPDMRSWAKTLATGTLLTPATQAQRLDVVDALPGTGYGLGIFNVQGWIGHNGSLPGYGSLVLYLPESKATLVVLVNTDIGYQGQEPSTLFGEAITKIVTPGRIYTLPAQPAS
- a CDS encoding outer membrane protein assembly factor BamB family protein produces the protein MTGRTSGPRPEPDEQRPAGFGPPPAPFAAPAPLPPSAPPAPFAPTAPTTPAAPRSGGRPRLSRPVAAVGAALALLAALLLIGGGAYRLTVRGGPVQPLAGPSGTPSVDQGDGKGPGGGPDTYDPNAGIRAGEARVWMRDNQAEVAGSGVSQYGPWRVGDTVVSAIPGGFTGYAAADGQEKWKLPLQTPLCGVPPAPSAQGKLVVGVKESTSESSRCTHLQQIDLATGQAGWKIPVPQENKFDTTSQFEPAISGDTVVVARSAVMSGFSVTDGRKLFGTSSPNGCYPSAFAGGPRLIGIRHCPDPNDVRASGQETVEELDPATGAARWSYKYAPDWTVGRVLSVDPLVIAAHHKDKKTWNLTAFAADGTVRSQSTPAFGVSGRCNGFGNASGFQECYAAAADADSLYIGAGKPGTTLDTEATDQVVAVDLNTGKERWRTAEQPKGRTMWPLAVEDGRVLTYITPGKDEAGAVVSLAAADGASQPALQSPAAARGAQGVFYPHGVRIAWAGGRLFLLNGRVNSPEPRKASRAILSFGK
- a CDS encoding GNAT family N-acetyltransferase; this encodes MNGQAAQKDGRSPAEDPASAVSVRAAGEADVDAAAVLFRGYLDFYEVDIEDPDAPRAFLAERIAKDESLVLLADVPDAGTVGFAQVYRGFSSLSLRTAWVLNDLYVAPAGRRTGAGRALLREVLRRAREAGVSGVQLETAYDNTVAQGLYEAEGFVREEFHVYFHDLG